CTCGACCAAGGTAGTCACGATGGTCTCCAGCGTAATGCCGTGCAATGGATCGCGGGGATGGGAAGTGGTCATAGGCGTATGGCGGAGAATCTTAGAAGATGAAGACTCGATAGTGTTTCTGCCGTTTCATCTCGTTAAGTATCCAGGGATTCTTCGGCCTCAGCCTCGAAGTGAAATCTAGCCATCTTTAAGCTGCTTTCAAATTCCAACCTTAACTCAGGCTCTTTGGCGGTCAGATGCATAAGATCCGTCAGCACGTCGATCAAGGTTCCGCGTGGATCATAAGGATCACCAAATTGCACAGCATACATCTTGAGAACTTCCCTGGCGCGTTCTGCCCTTTCGTCGTTTGTTGGCATGTCTTCTCCATTGTGGCTCACACAAGTGAATCCCAGATTATTCACGAAATATGTTCGAACGATGGAAGGCGAGGAATTCCTTCTCTGGCCAGAACTTGTCTGGCATACGAATCTGGGCACATGAGAACTCGACGAAATTCACCTCAAGAATTCTGCTTGGCAGGTAGGCTCTCAGCGCAGAAGACAACTTTATCTGATAGGTATCGTCGATCGCCCATAGTCCATTGTCAAACGCGTCATGATGAAGCGAACACAGACACAAACCATTCCTTGGATTAACGCGAAGATCCTCTCTCTCAGCCCAAGGAACAATATGTGCAGCCGTGAGCAACTGAGAAACCGGATTGGAACAGACGCAACAACTGTCTCCATATGAGGCCAGAACAGCTTCCCTAAAGAATCTCTGGTGCAACCGAACTTTGACTTCACGGGCCGTTTCACTCGGTCCGCTCACAATCTCAGCACACTTGGCAAGATAACCGTCGACAGGCCGACTCCGTACATGCCGCTCCGGAGGCAGTGCCAATGAACTGCCTGGGAACCGATCTGCCGCAAGTCCACTTTCAATCGAGAGCTTCCCCCAGTCCTGAGTGAACTCATCCCAAATAGCACGGTCCGCTCTGCTTGCCCCAGAAAGCCCCTTGATCCCTTTGGCGCGCAACGCAGAATCGAATGAACCAAACTTACCCAGCTTCATCGCTACCGATGCCGCTGATCTTCCTATCTGACGAGCAACTTCGATGACTAAGGGATTGTTCGCCTTGGTTTTTGAAAAAGGAATTCTACAATACAGGTTA
This sequence is a window from Fimbriimonadaceae bacterium. Protein-coding genes within it:
- a CDS encoding VF530 family DNA-binding protein, whose product is MTTSHPRDPLHGITLETIVTTLVE
- a CDS encoding HNH endonuclease translates to MYITRLDGYYFAAARTALQNQHMNEPWTRDQLLVVFNLYCRIPFSKTKANNPLVIEVARQIGRSAASVAMKLGKFGSFDSALRAKGIKGLSGASRADRAIWDEFTQDWGKLSIESGLAADRFPGSSLALPPERHVRSRPVDGYLAKCAEIVSGPSETAREVKVRLHQRFFREAVLASYGDSCCVCSNPVSQLLTAAHIVPWAEREDLRVNPRNGLCLCSLHHDAFDNGLWAIDDTYQIKLSSALRAYLPSRILEVNFVEFSCAQIRMPDKFWPEKEFLAFHRSNIFRE